The Cyclobacterium amurskyense genome contains the following window.
GAATGAGCTTTTGCTTATGTACATCAAACCAAATTACAATTCATTGTACAACCTTTACCTAGCCAAGAGAGGCAAACCCCTTAAACTAAGAGTTTTACTTAAAAAGTCCGGATATTAGGCATTTTTTATCAGTTACCGGTTAACTGTTCAACAAAATTACCCCGGCTAAAAATCATTCAAATTTTGCCGAAAAAAACAGTTCGTATATTGATTAATGTATTTAAATATATCAATAATGTTGTTTGAATTTTATGAAGAAAAAAAGGTATTAAACAGTTTTTTTACTGTCTTACTTTTAAATATCTTTGTCAAGAATTTTAAAGTTCATTTTATTTAATAAAAATGAAGCAACTCGACAGATTATTTTTTACCCTTTTGATTTTACTTGCTGCCAGTTCTTGCGTATCCAACAAAAAGATTATCTATATGCAGGACAGGTCCGAAGAAGACAATCCCTTATTTACAGAATCTGAGCTTGTAGCCAATAATGCTGCAGAATACTACCTGCAATACAATGATGTGGTAGACATTAATCTTAGTACCACTTCTCCTGAGCTTAATGAGATTTTTGGTATAGCTGCAGGAAACCAAACTTCAAGTACAAGTATGATGCAGGGAGCCCAAAATGGGGGAGATGTTTTTTTTATCAATGGCTATACCCTGGATGAAAACGGTATGGTGGAATTGCCTTTGCTTGGTGAAATCAAATTATTGGGTTTAACCACCAAACAAGCCCAAGCATTGATAGAATCAGAACTGAAAGCCTATGTCAATAAAGAAGATTTTTTTGTAAGGGTTCGTTTAGGAGGGGTTCGTTTTTCTGCCCTGGGTGAATTCAATAAGAATGGCAATTATACCATTCTTCAAAATCGAATCAGTATTTTTCAGGCCATTGCTCATGCAGGCGATTTGA
Protein-coding sequences here:
- a CDS encoding polysaccharide biosynthesis/export family protein, encoding MQDRSEEDNPLFTESELVANNAAEYYLQYNDVVDINLSTTSPELNEIFGIAAGNQTSSTSMMQGAQNGGDVFFINGYTLDENGMVELPLLGEIKLLGLTTKQAQALIESELKAYVNKEDFFVRVRLGGVRFSALGEFNKNGNYTILQNRISIFQAIAHAGDLTTTAKRDQLVLMRQYPEGTKTFRIDLTDERLIASEFYFIRPNDMLYAEPMKIRELGTGVNFVQTFQLAVTTLSAVLLVLNAIK